The following coding sequences are from one Triticum dicoccoides isolate Atlit2015 ecotype Zavitan chromosome 4A, WEW_v2.0, whole genome shotgun sequence window:
- the LOC119285112 gene encoding probable glutathione S-transferase GSTU6 isoform X2: MAGEGDIKLLGMVVSPFVVRVRMALHMKGVSYEYIEQDLFNKSELLLRSNPVNKKVPVLIHGGKPICESLVIMQYADEVWSGKGASILPADPHERAVARFWAAYVDDIMKAATEEARAEKAKEALVGLANLEEAFAQCSKGKPFFAGDSVGYLDLAVGCNLFWLEAIRKMFGVTFFDVGKTPLLAAWAERFAGTEMAREVVPDADSAVVFAKKLQARFGSNTSAK; this comes from the exons ATGGCGGGAGAAGGAGACATCAAGCTGCTCGGCATGGTGGTGAGCCCATTCGTGGTCCGTGTGCGAATGGCACTGCACATGAAGGGCGTGAGCTATGAGTACATCGAGCAGGACCTCTTCAACAAGAGCGAGCTCCTCCTCAGGTCCAACCCGGTGAACAAGAAGGTGCCGGTGCTCATCCACGGCGGCAAGCCCATCTGCGAGTCGCTCGTCATCATGCAGTACGCCGACGAGGTGTGGAGCGGCAAGGGCGCCTCCATCCTCCCCGCCGACCCGCACGAGCGCGCAGTCGCTCGCTTTTGGGCCGCCTATGTCGA CGACATCATGAAAGCGGCGACGGAGGAAGCAAGAGCGGAGAAGGCCAAGGAGGCGCTTGTGGGGTTAGCGAACCTGGAAGAGGCCTTCGCCCAATGCTCAAAAGGGAAGCCTTTCTTCGCCGGCGACTCCGTCGGGTACCTCGACCTCGCCGTCGGATGCAACCTGTTCTGGCTCGAGGCGATACGCAAGATGTTTGGGGTGACGTTCTTTGACGTGGGCAAGAccccgctcctggccgcgtgggcgGAGCGGTTCGCGGGAACCGAGATGGCGAGGGAGGTGGTGCCGGACGCCGACAGCGCCGTGGTGTTTGCCAAGAAGCTTCAGGCTCGGTTTGGCTCTAACACGTCTGCCAAGTAG
- the LOC119285112 gene encoding probable glutathione S-transferase GSTU6 isoform X1: protein MAGEGDIKLLGMVVSPFVVRVRMALHMKGVSYEYIEQDLFNKSELLLRSNPVNKKVPVLIHGGKPICESLVIMQYADEVWSGKGASILPADPHERAVARFWAAYVDDKMFPAYIDIMKAATEEARAEKAKEALVGLANLEEAFAQCSKGKPFFAGDSVGYLDLAVGCNLFWLEAIRKMFGVTFFDVGKTPLLAAWAERFAGTEMAREVVPDADSAVVFAKKLQARFGSNTSAK from the exons ATGGCGGGAGAAGGAGACATCAAGCTGCTCGGCATGGTGGTGAGCCCATTCGTGGTCCGTGTGCGAATGGCACTGCACATGAAGGGCGTGAGCTATGAGTACATCGAGCAGGACCTCTTCAACAAGAGCGAGCTCCTCCTCAGGTCCAACCCGGTGAACAAGAAGGTGCCGGTGCTCATCCACGGCGGCAAGCCCATCTGCGAGTCGCTCGTCATCATGCAGTACGCCGACGAGGTGTGGAGCGGCAAGGGCGCCTCCATCCTCCCCGCCGACCCGCACGAGCGCGCAGTCGCTCGCTTTTGGGCCGCCTATGTCGACGACAAG ATGTTCCCTGCTTACATCGACATCATGAAAGCGGCGACGGAGGAAGCAAGAGCGGAGAAGGCCAAGGAGGCGCTTGTGGGGTTAGCGAACCTGGAAGAGGCCTTCGCCCAATGCTCAAAAGGGAAGCCTTTCTTCGCCGGCGACTCCGTCGGGTACCTCGACCTCGCCGTCGGATGCAACCTGTTCTGGCTCGAGGCGATACGCAAGATGTTTGGGGTGACGTTCTTTGACGTGGGCAAGAccccgctcctggccgcgtgggcgGAGCGGTTCGCGGGAACCGAGATGGCGAGGGAGGTGGTGCCGGACGCCGACAGCGCCGTGGTGTTTGCCAAGAAGCTTCAGGCTCGGTTTGGCTCTAACACGTCTGCCAAGTAG
- the LOC119285112 gene encoding probable glutathione S-transferase GSTU6 isoform X3, producing MAGEGDIKLLGMVVSPFVVRVRMALHMKGVSYEYIEQDLFNKSELLLRSNPVNKKVPVLIHGGKPICESLVIMQYADEVWSGKGASILPADPHERAVARFWAAYVDDIMKAATEEARAEKAKEALVGLANLEEAFAQCSKGKPFFAGDSVGYLDLAVGCNLFWLEAIRKMFGVTFFDVGKTPLLAAWAERFAGTEMAREVVPDADSAVVFAKKLQARFGSNTSAK from the exons ATGGCGGGAGAAGGAGACATCAAGCTGCTCGGCATGGTGGTGAGCCCATTCGTGGTCCGTGTGCGAATGGCACTGCACATGAAGGGCGTGAGCTATGAGTACATCGAGCAGGACCTCTTCAACAAGAGCGAGCTCCTCCTCAGGTCCAACCCGGTGAACAAGAAGGTGCCGGTGCTCATCCACGGCGGCAAGCCCATCTGCGAGTCGCTCGTCATCATGCAGTACGCCGACGAGGTGTGGAGCGGCAAGGGCGCCTCCATCCTCCCCGCCGACCCGCACGAGCGCGCAGTCGCTCGCTTTTGGGCCGCCTATGTCGACGACA TCATGAAAGCGGCGACGGAGGAAGCAAGAGCGGAGAAGGCCAAGGAGGCGCTTGTGGGGTTAGCGAACCTGGAAGAGGCCTTCGCCCAATGCTCAAAAGGGAAGCCTTTCTTCGCCGGCGACTCCGTCGGGTACCTCGACCTCGCCGTCGGATGCAACCTGTTCTGGCTCGAGGCGATACGCAAGATGTTTGGGGTGACGTTCTTTGACGTGGGCAAGAccccgctcctggccgcgtgggcgGAGCGGTTCGCGGGAACCGAGATGGCGAGGGAGGTGGTGCCGGACGCCGACAGCGCCGTGGTGTTTGCCAAGAAGCTTCAGGCTCGGTTTGGCTCTAACACGTCTGCCAAGTAG